From the genome of Rathayibacter sp. VKM Ac-2804:
AGCGCGAACAGCAGATCGCCGAGTCCGCCGCCGCGCAGGACGGCGATCCTCTCGACTCCGTCGAAGCGGTCTCGGAGCGGGGCGATGGCGACCACGGTCGTTCCTCTCGGTGGGCGGAGCGCGACGGCTCCGGGGAAGGGGCACTCCTCCTCTTCCCCGCCGGGGGCGATCCGAAACCGTCGACGAGCGGTCGGGGCCCGTCCGACATCAGCTGAGAAGGGAGGGCCTCCGCTGTGGGGGGGAGGGACCCTGCTCTCAGCTGATGTCGTGCGGCAGCAGTCCGCCCGGCCCGCTCAGCGCTGCGGGTGGATGTGCACCTTGCGCGCCGACTCCGAGCTCGCCGCGGCGAGCGCCTCCGCGTAGTCCGCGAGGCCGAAGGTGTGCGTGACCATGCGCGCCGCCAGGTCGGGGAGCGTGACGACGTCCTCGACCGCGGCCGGGTAGGAGGTGGCCAGCGACTGCGAGCCGACGATGGTCAGCTCCCGGTCGAACAGGTCGTACGGGAAGAGATCGATCGACGCGGTCGGGCTCACCACGCCCATCTGCAGCAGCGTGCCGCGCTCGGCGAGGCGCACGAGCGCGTCGGACACGGCGGAGGGGTGTCCGCTCGCCTCGATCACGAGGTCGACATCGTGCTCGCTGCTCCGCTCGCCCGGTGCGAAGACGGCATCGACGCCGAACTCGACGGCGGCCTGGCGGCGGACGGCGCTGGGCTCGACGACGTCGATCCTGGCGCCGCCGCGGGCACGCACCAGTGCTGCCGCGAGCAGACCGATGGAGCCCGCTCCGTAGATCAGGACCCGCTGCCCCGCGACGGGGCCGACGCGGTCGAGGGCGTGCAGGACGCAGGCGAGGGGCTCGATGAGGGCGCCCGTGGTCCAGTCCATCCCCTCGGGGAGGCGGAAGACGACGCCGACCGGCACGCGGACCAGCTCCGCCACCGCGCCGTCGGAGGTGACGCCGATCGGCACGAGGTTCCGGCAGAGGTTCGTGGCGCCGACGTCGCACTGATCACAGTGCCCGCAGGCGACGTTCGGATCGACGCAGACGCGGTCGCCGACCGCGAACTCCTCGACGTCCGCGCCGATCTGGACGACGATGCCGGCGAACTCGTGGCCGGGCACGACGGGGAAGGTGCCGGTGGGGTAGTCGCCGGAGGCGAGGTGGATGTCGGTTCCGCAGATGCCGACGACCTCCGGCGCGATCACGACCTCGCCGAGCCCCGCTACCGGGTCGGGCAGCTCCGCGACGTCGATCGAGCCCCTGCCGTCGAGAACCACTGCGCGCATCTGAACACCTTCCGCTGTCGGGGCCGAAGGCGATCCTCGGCCCTGAGGACCCGCCGCCGCCCTGTGCGGGCGTGGCGAGTGCTGGACAAAGGCTAGCAATGTTTGTACGTACAGTCCAGACGAACCGCCCGCCATCGGGACAGGAGGAACGAGGGTGTCCGCGCGGCACCCGGTTGCGGCCGGACAGCACGCTGCTCCTGTCCGGCCGGTGAGGACAGTCCGTGCGTTACTGTCGGAGGGCCCGCCCCGAGAGGGCGGAGGACATCGATCGGAGACTGCGATGATCCCGCCCATCGAGCGCGACTCCCCCGTCCCCTACTACGAGCAGCTCTTCGGGATCCTGAAGCAGCGGATCGTCTCGGGCGGCATCCCCGCCGACGAGCGGCTGCCGAGCGAGCTCGAGCTGGGTCGCGAGTTCGGGTTGTCCCGCGCCACCGTCCGCCAGACGCTGCAGAAGCTCGAGACCGAGGGCTTGGCCCGCCGCGTGCCGCGCCGCGGGGTGTTCGCCGCCGCCCCCGAGCGGACGACCGGCTGGACCGTGCAGGACACCGCGGGCTTCCTCGACTCGCAGCTCCGGCACGGGCGCACCGGGATCGCGACGCGGGTGGTCGACGCGCGCTCGCTGGTCCCGCCCGAGCACGTCGCCCAGGCGCTGCGCCTCGCTCCGGGCACGCCCGTCTTCGCCCTCGAGCGCGTCCGCTCCCTCGACGGGACGATCGCCATGTTCAGCACCAACTGGTTCCCGAGCGAGGTGGCGCGCACGATCTCGACCGCGCAGGACGTCCTCGACGGCACCGGCTCCGTGGACAGCACCCTCCGCCGCGCCGGGTTCACGACCGACGGTGCGCACCGGATCATCCGGTCGATGCGCGCGCCGCAGCACGTCGCGACGCAGCTGCAGATCGGCTCGGAGGACCCCGTGCTCCGGGTGCGGTCCAGCTCCTGGAACCGGGACGGCTTCCGGTTCGACTACTACGAGACGTGGGTCCTGACGGACGTCGTGCCGCTGGAGGTGCTGGTCTCCGCGAGCTGAGCGCGGGTCCCCTGCCCGTGCACGCTCAGGCGCGCGGAGGAGAGCCGCCGAGCACCACGGCCGGCTCCGGATCCCAGCCGACGGCGCGCGCCGCGAGGAGCGCCGCCGAGACCGCGGTGACCTCCGGCTCGAAGATCGGCGTCGTCCGGTAGCCGTTCACCGCCGACTTGATCTCGACCCAGCCGGGCGAGTGCACCCAGCCGCCGGCGAGCCGCACTTCCGGCCGCTCCGGGGCTCCTCGGCGGACCGCGTCGACGGCGTCGCGCCCGGCGATCGCGAGCGCCCCCAGCACGGCGGACGCCCGCGCCCGCGGGTCCCGCGGGGCGTGCAGCGCGTAGGACGGACGTCCCCCGCCGCGACGACCCGGCACGAAGTACCCCGAGTCGAGGACCGGCAGCGGCTCGGAGCGCCCCGCCAGGAGGTCGCGGAGGTGCCCGTCGACGGCCGGGTCCTCCCCCGCCCAGGCCACGTTGCGCGCCAGCTCCTCGACCCGGAGCAGCGTCACGCCGGCGGAGCGGATCCCGGGCGCGACGTCGACCTGGTCCCGCCGCCCCGCCTCCGGCAGCGGCGACTGCGTCACGACCACCTCGGCCGTCCCCATCGAGTCGAGGACCGCTCCGGGCGCGATCTGGTCGACGCCCCAGCCGCCGATCGGATGGTCGTGCCCGCCCGCGACCACGACCGCGTCTGCGGCGAGCGCCCCCGCCTCGCGCAGGAGCGTCGAGCGGAGCGCGCCGACCACGTCCCCCGACCGCACGACCGGCGGCAGCAGCTCGACCGACCCGAGCGTGGCGTCGATCCGCTCGGAGGCCCACCGGCGATCCCGCGACCGCCAGGCCGCCGTGCGCGAGGCCAGGGTGTCGCTGAGGAACGGGCGACCACTCCAGACGACGCCGGAGTAGTCGGCCAGGGCGATCCAGGACGCGGCGCGACCCTCGAGAGGCTGCGTGCGCGCCCAGGCCCAGCCGACGAGGGTGCGGACAGGGTCGGTCTCGGCGTCGAAGCTCTCGTCGTCGTGGAGGCGTGGCCGCAGCGACCGGAAGACGCCCTGCCGACGCGGGTCGAACCAGGCGAGCGCGCGGGTCAGCGGGCGCAGGCCCCCGTCCACCAGGACGCCGTCCTCGCCGACCCCGACGGAGCAGATCGCCCGCACCACGCGGACGCCCCCGCAGACCTCGACGACCATCTCCTCGACGCAGCGGAGCAGTGTGACCGCGTCGACCGAGAGCTCGCCGTTCTCCCGTGGCGTCGCCCGGCCGGCCCGCGCGACGACGCGGCCGGCGGCGTCGAGCGCGACCACCTTGACGTTCGTGCTGCCGACGTCGACTCCGCAGGCGACCGCGTCCCGCTCCGTGCTGCGCACCCGTCCACACCCTCCTCGACGCCCCGATCCATTCTCGCCACTCCCCGGTCAGGAGGCGGAGCGGCGCAGGAGAGCGGGCGCGGCCGCGGAGTCGTAGCCGAGCGCGGTCTTCGCCGCCGCGTGCTGCGCGAGGATCTGCGGCTGGGACGCCGAAGGCTGCAACTCCGTCGCCGTGCTCGTCCACTCGGGGAAGGCGCCGGACAGCGCGACCGCGGCCTGCATCGCGGCTCCCTTGGTCACGTACTCGTCGGGGTCGGGCAGGAGCACGGGGAGCTCCACGAGCTCGGTCAGGATCCGCTGCACCGCGAGGCTCCGCGCGGCGCCGCCGATCAACAGCAGGCGGCGGGGGCGGATACCGCACGCGCCGAGGGCGTCGAGCATCTCGACCTGGCTCGCGAGCGTCCCCTCGAAGACCGCCCGGGCGAGGTTGGACCGGGTGAGGCTGGTGAGCGAGGCCCCGTGCAGCGACCCGCGCGCGTCGGGCAGATCCGGCGTCCGCTCCCCTTCGAAGTACGGCAGGAGGGTGAGCCCCTCGGCCCCCGGTGCCGCGGCGAGCGCCAGGTCGGACAGGTCCGCGTAGCTGCAGCCGAGCAGCGCCGCGCCGAGCTCGAAGTTGCGGGCGGCGTTGAGCGTCGCCACCAGCGGCAGGTGGGCGCCGGTCGCGTCCGCGTAGTCGCAGACGTAGCCGGCGTAGTCGCGCACCGGCGAGGACGACCGGGTGTAGACGACTCCGGAGGTGCCGAGGGAGAGGACGACGTCGCCCTCCTCCAGGCCGAGCGCCAGCGCCGCGGCGGCGTTGTCGCCGCTGCCGATGCCGAGCGCGAGCCCGGCGGGGATCCCGGGAGCGCCGGCGCCGGTGAGCCCGGCCGCGGCGAGCGGCGGCAGCACTTCCGGCAGCAGAAGGTTCCGGCCGAAGGCGTGCTCGACGAGGTCGCGGTCGTACTGCCCGCTGGCGGCGGACCAGTACGCGGTCCCGCTCGCCTCGGAGCGGTCGGTGACGAGAGCGCCGATACCGCCCTCGCGCCCGCGCAGCCGCCAGGTCAGCCAGTCGTGCACGATCGCCACGGCCGCGGTCCGGCGCGCCGCGTCGGGGTCCGTGTCGCGCAGCCAGCGCAGCTTGACCGCGGTGTCGGAGAGCGTGATCGGCAGCCCGGTGCGCCGGATCCACTCGTCGCGGCCGAGCTCGGCGTTGAGGTCCCGCATCTGCGCGTGCGAGCCGGTGTCGTTCCAGAGCGGAGAGGCGCAGACGACCTCGCCGGCCGCGTCCAGGAAGACAGGGGTGTGCTGCTGCCCGCTGACGGAGACCGCGAGGACGTCCTCCAGGCCGCCGGCGCGGTCGACGGCCCGCAGCAGCGCGGTCCACCAGACGTCGGGGTGCACGATCGTCTGCGGCGGGTGCTCGGCCTTCCCCTCGCGGACCGCCCGCCCTGTCTCGAGATCGCGGACCGTGACCTTGCAGGCCTGGGTGGAGGAGTCGATCCCCGCGACCAGCCTCGCCGGAGCGCCGCGCGTCACGACGGCAGTCCCCGGAGGTGCTGCCACTGCTCCGCGGTCCGGGCGGACCATGCGGCGAGCAGGGCGCGGCGGTGGGGATCGGGGTGCACTTCGAGCGGGTCGCAGTCCTCCCAGCGCGCCGCGACACCGCTGGCGAGGGCCTGCGCGCCTCGCGAGACGACCTCGGGGAAGCGCGAGACGCTGAGGCTCGTGCCCAGCAGGTCCGCTTTCAGCTGCAGCCAGAGCGGGTTCCGGCTCGCCGGACCGATGACCTTGATGCGCTCGGGCCGCTCCGGGAACAGCGCAAGCACGTCGCGGAACTGCACCGCGAGCCCGAGGAAGCAGCCCAGGACGAGCTCGTCCCGGCCGGTGTCGCTGCGGAGCCCCGCGATGATCCCGCGCGCCGC
Proteins encoded in this window:
- a CDS encoding FGGY family carbohydrate kinase, whose product is MRSTERDAVACGVDVGSTNVKVVALDAAGRVVARAGRATPRENGELSVDAVTLLRCVEEMVVEVCGGVRVVRAICSVGVGEDGVLVDGGLRPLTRALAWFDPRRQGVFRSLRPRLHDDESFDAETDPVRTLVGWAWARTQPLEGRAASWIALADYSGVVWSGRPFLSDTLASRTAAWRSRDRRWASERIDATLGSVELLPPVVRSGDVVGALRSTLLREAGALAADAVVVAGGHDHPIGGWGVDQIAPGAVLDSMGTAEVVVTQSPLPEAGRRDQVDVAPGIRSAGVTLLRVEELARNVAWAGEDPAVDGHLRDLLAGRSEPLPVLDSGYFVPGRRGGGRPSYALHAPRDPRARASAVLGALAIAGRDAVDAVRRGAPERPEVRLAGGWVHSPGWVEIKSAVNGYRTTPIFEPEVTAVSAALLAARAVGWDPEPAVVLGGSPPRA
- a CDS encoding GntR family transcriptional regulator; its protein translation is MIPPIERDSPVPYYEQLFGILKQRIVSGGIPADERLPSELELGREFGLSRATVRQTLQKLETEGLARRVPRRGVFAAAPERTTGWTVQDTAGFLDSQLRHGRTGIATRVVDARSLVPPEHVAQALRLAPGTPVFALERVRSLDGTIAMFSTNWFPSEVARTISTAQDVLDGTGSVDSTLRRAGFTTDGAHRIIRSMRAPQHVATQLQIGSEDPVLRVRSSSWNRDGFRFDYYETWVLTDVVPLEVLVSAS
- a CDS encoding FGGY family carbohydrate kinase, which codes for MTRGAPARLVAGIDSSTQACKVTVRDLETGRAVREGKAEHPPQTIVHPDVWWTALLRAVDRAGGLEDVLAVSVSGQQHTPVFLDAAGEVVCASPLWNDTGSHAQMRDLNAELGRDEWIRRTGLPITLSDTAVKLRWLRDTDPDAARRTAAVAIVHDWLTWRLRGREGGIGALVTDRSEASGTAYWSAASGQYDRDLVEHAFGRNLLLPEVLPPLAAAGLTGAGAPGIPAGLALGIGSGDNAAAALALGLEEGDVVLSLGTSGVVYTRSSSPVRDYAGYVCDYADATGAHLPLVATLNAARNFELGAALLGCSYADLSDLALAAAPGAEGLTLLPYFEGERTPDLPDARGSLHGASLTSLTRSNLARAVFEGTLASQVEMLDALGACGIRPRRLLLIGGAARSLAVQRILTELVELPVLLPDPDEYVTKGAAMQAAVALSGAFPEWTSTATELQPSASQPQILAQHAAAKTALGYDSAAAPALLRRSAS
- a CDS encoding alcohol dehydrogenase catalytic domain-containing protein, with translation MRAVVLDGRGSIDVAELPDPVAGLGEVVIAPEVVGICGTDIHLASGDYPTGTFPVVPGHEFAGIVVQIGADVEEFAVGDRVCVDPNVACGHCDQCDVGATNLCRNLVPIGVTSDGAVAELVRVPVGVVFRLPEGMDWTTGALIEPLACVLHALDRVGPVAGQRVLIYGAGSIGLLAAALVRARGGARIDVVEPSAVRRQAAVEFGVDAVFAPGERSSEHDVDLVIEASGHPSAVSDALVRLAERGTLLQMGVVSPTASIDLFPYDLFDRELTIVGSQSLATSYPAAVEDVVTLPDLAARMVTHTFGLADYAEALAAASSESARKVHIHPQR